A single window of Solanum dulcamara chromosome 5, daSolDulc1.2, whole genome shotgun sequence DNA harbors:
- the LOC129889241 gene encoding glycine dehydrogenase (decarboxylating), mitochondrial produces the protein MERARKLANRAILKRLVSQSKQSRSNEIPSSPALYTPSRYVSSLSPYTFQARNHAKSFNTQQVRSISVEALKPSDTFPRRHNSANPEEQIKMAEFCGFKSLDSLIDATVPQSIRSESMKLPKFDAGLTESQMIEHMQKLASKNKVFKSYIGMGYYNTFVPPVILRNLLENPAWYTQYTPYQAEISQGRLESLLNYQTMITDLTGLPMSNASLLDEGTAAAEAMAMCNNIFKGKKKTFLIANNCHPQTIDICKTRADGFDLKVLNVDLKDIDYKSGDVCGVLVQYPGTEGEILDYGEFIKNAHAHGVKVVMASDLLALTMLKPPGELGADIVVGSAQRFGVPMGYGGPHAAFLATSQEYKRMMPGRIIGVSVDSTGKPALRMAMQTREQHIRRDKATSNICTAQALLANMAAMYAVYHGPEGLKTIAQRVHGLAGTFSAGLKKLGTVEVQGLPFFDTVKVKCSDAKAIADVANKNEINLRIVDNNTITVSFDETTTLEDVDDLFKVFALEKPVTFTAQSIAQEVGNLIPSGLTRETPFMTHQIFNSYHTEHELLRYLHKLQSKDLSLCHSMIPLGSCTMKLNATTEMMPVTWPNFTNIHPFAPTEQAAGYQEMFDDLGDLLCTITGFDSFSLQPNAGAAGEYAGLMVIRAYHMSRGDHHRNVCIIPVSAHGTNPASAAMCGMKIVAVGTDAKGNINIEELRKAAEANKDKLAALMVTYPSTHGVYEEGIDEICKIIHDNGGQVYMDGANMNAQVGLTSPGFIGADVCHLNLHKTFCIPHGGGGPGMGPIGVKKHLAPYLPSHPVVPTGGIPSPDKSEPLGAISAAPWGSALILPISYTYIAMMGSKGLTDASKIAILNANYMAKRLEKHYPVLFRGVNGTCAHEFIIDLRSFKNTAGIEPEDVAKRLIDYGFHGPTMSWPVPGTLMIEPTESESKAELDRFCDALISIREEIAQIEKGNVDINNNVLKGAPHPPSMLMADSWTKPYSREYAAYPAPWLRSAKFWPTTGRVDNVYGDRNLICTLLPVSEMAEEKAATA, from the exons atggagcGTGCTAGAAAGTTGGCAAACAGGGCAATTCTGAAACGTTTGGTTTCACAATCAAAACAGAGCCGTTCCAATGAAATCCCATCATCCCCAGCATTGTATACGCCTTCAAGGTATGTATCTTCATTGTCACCTTACACATTTCAGGCTAGAAATCATGCAAAATCTTTCAATACCCAACAAGTTAGATCAATTTCCGTTGAGGCTTTGAAACCAAGTGACACATTCCCACGCCGACACAACTCAGCTAACCCtgaagaacaaataaaaatggcTGAGTTTTGTGGGTTTAAAAGCCTAGATTCCCTTATTGATGCTACTGTACCTCAATCGATTCGTAGCGAATCGATGAAGTTGCCTAAGTTTGATGCTGGATTGACTGAGTCACAAATGATTGAGCATATGCAAAAATTAGCATCAAAGAATAAGGTTTTTAAGTCATATATTGGGATGGGATATTATAATACTTTTGTACCACCTGTTATATTGAGGAATCTTTTGGAGAATCCTGCTTGGTATACTCAGTATACACCTTATCAGGCTGAGATTTCACAGGGACGTCTTGAGTCCCTGCTGAATTATCAGACCATGATTACAGATCTTACTGGTTTGCCAATGTCCAATGCATCTTTACTAGATGAAGGGACCGCCGCAGCTGAGGCTATGGCAATGTGTAACAATATCTTCAAGGGGAAAAAGAAAACTTTCCTTATTGCAAATAATTGTCACCCACAGACTATTGATATTTGTAAGACTAGAGCTGATGGATTTGATCTTAAGGTACTTAATGTAGATCTTAAGGATATTGATTACAAGTCTGGTGATGTTTGTGGGGTACTAGTTCAGTATCCGGGTACCGAAGGTGAAATATTAGATTATGGAGAGTTCATTAAGAATGCACATGCTCATGGAGTGAAGGTTGTTATGGCATCTGATCTTTTGGCCTTGACAATGTTGAAACCGCCTGGTGAACTTGGAGcagatattgttgttggttctgcTCAGAGGTTTGGAGTGCCTATGGGTTATGGAGGCCCTCATGCAGCTTTCTTGGCAACTTCTCAAGAATACAAGAGAATGATGCCTGGAAGAATTATTGGTGTCAGTGTTGATTCAACAGGGAAACCTGCTCTGCGTATGGCAATGCAGACTAGGGAACAACACATCCGCAGGGACAAGGCTACAAGTAACATTTGCACAGCACAG GCTTTGCTTGCCAACATGGCTGCCATGTATGCTGTCTATCATGGACCTGAGGGGCTAAAAACCATTGCCCAACGTGTTCATGGTCTTGCTGGAACATTTTCTGCTGGTCTCAAAAAGCTAGGAACAGTAGAAGTTCAGGGTCTTCCATTCTTTGACACTGTGAAGGTTAAGTGTTCTGATGCAAAGGCAATTGCTGATGTTGCTAACAAGAATGAAATTAACTTGCGGATTGTGGACAACAATACC ataaCTGTATCTTTTGATGAAACTACTACCTTAGAAGATGTGGACGATCTATTTAAAGTTTTTGCCTTGGAAAAACCA GTCACGTTCACTGCTCAATCAATTGCACAAGAGGTCGGGAACTTGATTCCTTCTGGACTTACAAGGGAGACTCCATTTATGACTCACCAAATATTCAACTC GTACCATACTGAGCATGAGTTGCTGAGATATCTCCATAAGCTGCAATCAAAGGATCTCTCCTTGTGCCATAGCATGATTCCTTTGGGCTCATGCACAATGAAATTGAATGCCACAACAGAGATGATGCCGGTGACATGGCCTAACTTCACAAATATTCACCCTTTTGCACCCACTGAACAGGCAGCTGGCTATCAG GAAATGTTCGACGATTTGGGCGACCTATTGTGTACAATTACAGGTTTTGATTCCTTCTCCTTGCAGCCTAATGCTGGTGCTGCTGGAGAATATGCTGGATTGATGGTTATTCGTGCATATCATATG TCAAGGGGTGACCATCACCGCAATGTATGCATCATTCCTGTATCAGCACATGGAACAAATCCTGCAAGTGCTGCAATGTGCGGGATGAAAATTGTTGCTGTTGGGACAGATGCAAAAGGAAACATTAATATTGAAGAGTTGAGGAAGGCTGCTGAGGCAAATAAGGATAAACTTGCTGCTCTCATG GTCACATACCCATCAACACATGGAGTGTATGAGGAAGGAATTGATGAGATATGTAAGATAATCCATGACAATGGTGGTCAGGTGTACATGGATGGAGCTAACATGAATGCACAG GTTGGTTTGACAAGCCCTGGCTTTATTGGTGCTGATGTTTGTCATCTAAATCTCCATAAAACATTCTGCATTCCTCATGGTGGAGGAGGTCCTGGAATGGGTCCAATTGGAGTGAAGAAGCATTTGGCGCCATATTTGCCATCACACCCTGTG GTGCCAACTGGAGGGATCCCATCCCCCGACAAGAGTGAGCCACTTGGTGCTATTTCTGCTGCACCCTGGGGTTCCGCACTTATTTTGCCGATTTCATATACCTACATTGCCATGATGGGTTCTAAGGGACTTACAGATGCATCAAAGATAGCTATCCTGAACGCAAACTACATGGCAAAGCGTTTGGAG AAACACTATCCAGTTCTCTTCCGAGGTGTCAATGGAACATGTGCCCATGAGTTTATCATTGACCTGAGAAGCTTTaag AATACTGCTGGGATAGAACCTGAAGATGTTGCTAAACGTCTTATTGACTATGGATTTCATGGACCTACAATGTCTTGGCCAGTTCCTGGTACACTTATGATTGAACCTACTGAAAGTGAAAGCAAG GCGGAACTAGACAGGTTTTGTGATGCACTCATCTCCATCAGAGAAGAAATTGCTCAGATTGAGAAAGGGAATGTTGATATTAACAACAATGTTCTCAAG GGGGCTCCTCATCCACCATCAATGCTCATGGCAGATTCATGGACAAAACCATATTCTCGGGAATATGCTGCGTACCCTGCTCCCTGGCTAAGGAGTGCCAAATTCTGGCCAACTACAG GACGAGTGGACAATGTGTATGGAGATCGCAACCTCATCTGCACCCTTCTTCCAGTGTCAGAAATGGCGGAAGAAAAAGCTGCAACTGCTTAA